From Candidatus Hydrogenedentota bacterium, the proteins below share one genomic window:
- a CDS encoding methyltransferase domain-containing protein, giving the protein MPERDSKAQGHFTWRFMKEVFRTTKTTGAVGPSSMALAEEVTERAQLQRADVIVEFGSGTGVFTEVIERKKKPGAYFLALDVNPEFVTATRERCPQVHVVEGSAEDTAKFLREAGYDHCDVIVSGLPWTLFPEELQDRILGAAHDVLGPGGRFVTFAYTLSPLFHSGKRFFKGKLPAKFPRVTRSGAIWKNFPPAHVYIADKD; this is encoded by the coding sequence ATGCCGGAGCGGGATTCGAAAGCGCAGGGCCATTTTACGTGGCGGTTTATGAAGGAAGTGTTTCGCACGACAAAGACCACGGGCGCGGTGGGGCCGAGCAGCATGGCGCTGGCGGAGGAGGTCACGGAACGCGCGCAATTGCAGCGCGCTGACGTTATCGTCGAGTTCGGGTCGGGTACGGGCGTCTTTACGGAGGTGATCGAGCGTAAGAAGAAGCCGGGCGCCTATTTCCTGGCGCTGGACGTGAATCCCGAGTTCGTAACGGCAACGCGGGAGCGGTGTCCGCAGGTGCATGTGGTGGAGGGGAGCGCGGAAGACACGGCGAAGTTCCTGCGGGAAGCCGGTTACGATCATTGTGATGTGATTGTCTCCGGGTTGCCTTGGACGCTGTTTCCGGAAGAATTGCAGGACCGGATTCTGGGCGCCGCGCATGATGTGCTGGGGCCGGGCGGGCGTTTCGTGACGTTCGCATACACGTTGAGCCCGCTGTTTCATTCGGGCAAGCGTTTTTTCAAGGGCAAGCTGCCCGCAAAGTTCCCGCGCGTGACCCGTTCGGGCGCGATCTGGAAGAATTTCCCGCCGGCGCACGTGTATATTGCCGACAAGGACTGA